AACAGGTAACAACACCACATCTGCAATCGCCCAACGTAAGTCCGTAATCGTCAGTGCGGAAGTATGTCCGATTAAGAATTTTCCCGTGACAAAATTCCCGGCCCACATAAGACTGGTTAGAACTAACAAAAGGTAGTATTTCCTGTTATTTTTAGATGTGTTGGTGTTCTGAATTAGTGCCTCCATCAAAACGCCTCCTAAGTGGAATTATGTTGTACTTTGCCGCCTCACTCCTTGAGTGTAAAAGTGTCTTCTTATGATGTAAAATGAATACAAATGATTTGATCCATCACTGCAAATGATGGATTTGCCTGTGGGAGGGTTGCCTCGTGGAGATTCGAGACTTGACCATTTTCGATGCGGTAGCGAAGACGGGGAGCGTCACTAAAGCGGCTGAACAATTGGGGTACGTTCAATCGAACATCACAGCTCGCATTCGACACCTAGAGAACACACTCGGCACAGCCCTGTTTCATCGACTCCCACGTGGCATGACGCTCACACCGGCCGGAGAAACGTTACTGAGCTATGCCGAGCAGATCCTTCATCTTTCTACTGAGGCGGAACAAGCGGTACAGGATTCAGAACGACCAAGTGGCACACTTCGTATCGGGGCCACGCAAACAACGATGGCTACCCGCTTACCTGCTATCTTGGCCGAATACCATAGAGCGTTCCCAAAAGTGGACTTATCGTTGAGCACGGGTCATACGGACCAACTCATACAGGCCATTCTGAACTATGAGCTTGAGGCCGCTTTAGTAACCGGACCTGTGGAACATCCACTGATTGAACAAGCAGCCGTGATTGAGGAGGATCTCGTTCTCGTCTCCGGTTCGGGAGACATGGATTTTCCATCTACGGGGGGACACCTCACCATTCTGCCATTCGGAGAGGGTTGCTTGTATCGAAAGAAGCTTGAACAATACCTTGACCACATTGGAATTCAATCTCGGAAGGTGATTGAACTGGGGACGCTAGATGGCATTTTAGGATGCGTTGCCGCTGGTCTCGGTGTTGCTTTGGTTCCGAAAGCTGTCATCGAAATGAGCAAATACAACATGGCTACTCACGAACTCCCGCCACAATTCAGTGAGGTCCCCACTGTCTTGGTGCGGCGCAAGGATGCGTTTCAATCGTCAGCGTTGTCAAAGTTCATCACGGTTGTCCAAGATTCTCGGTCGAACGAGTCATCGCTTCATCACGATGATACCTCACGAAATATGTGAAAGAAGCGCTCAGCAGCAACATCCCAGTCAAATTGTTTTGCGTGCACCATACCCAGTTGCCCGAGTCGATTACGCAGCGCATCATCATGGTAAAGAGTTTCAAGTGCCTCGTCTATCTTTCCAAGGTCAGGAAGCGCATAATCTACCAAATTATAGTTTGTGATGTGCCGTTCGATGGGGGCGAGTAGTCCTGCAGGGCCAACGACTTCGGTCGTAGCACTGCAATCCTGGGCCACAACTGGAACTCCGCATGCAACGGCTTCTGCATCGGTCAATCCAAATCCTTCCCCCGTTGACGTCGACAGCTTGACGTCGGCGGCATTGTACAGCAACGTCAGGTATTGCTTTGGTACTCCTATGAACGTATCTCCACGGCTATCAAGAATGACAGAGTCCGGTTTGAGGTCGTATTTCTCCAAAAGTTCCTGTAAATCTCCACCTTCATCGACACGAACGGCAAATATGTACAAAAGAGCGTCTGGATGCCGTCGATGAAACTCGGCAAAGACCCGCACAGTGTCATAGTAGTTTTTGCGGCTTGCATTTCGATTCGCGGCCAGGATAACAAAACGGTCCTGTAAATTGAGAAACCGCTTCGCATCGGATTTGTTCATGATAAGGGTCTCGTGACCTTGATTCACAGTCCGAATCGGATGCCCAGCGGATACAGGAAAGACCAAATCATGTTCTACCCCATGCCATATGGCCCCGGCTTCGATACCAAACTCCTCACGCACCACGCGCTCACCGAAGCGGCTCATGAGGACAGTTTTCGTGGCCGACTGCATCGCCCGTTGCCATGATTTTGGCAATCGGATTCCATCGATTGGCGCATATAAAACCGTAGGGATCAGAAATGAACCTCCAAGTGCATTCTTTCCGGCTTCTGCATCACCGAGATCGTTCACGATGAAAAACACGTCTGGCTTCAAGCGGTCATGAAGCTCGCGTAGCCGACCGAGGCCGTGGACGTCTGTTTTCTCGTACTTCGAGGCGGGATAAAGTTTGTATGGGGCCGGCCAAGGATCGCCTTGATAGTTGATGGCCAACACATGACAATCAGCCCCCATGGCCGCAAAGCGGCGTGCTAAATTGTCGGTTACAGTCGCAAAACCGGTATGACAACCTGCATGTGACCAGATGAGAATGCGCATGAGTCACCTCTGTCAGAATTACTTCACGAAATTTATGTCAATCCAAGTTCCTAGCATTATTGGCCGAGTGAATTGGTTGTCGACGTTCCTGAAGTATAGCCCCGGAGGAAACGAGGTCGGAGACAGGCCAGAAATCTCCACCGTCTCGTTGTTGTTACTCCAAACCACTTGAGTGGCTCTGAAAACTCCGCTCCCAAAGGAGTGAAGATTGCTGCTGATGTTCTGTGTGGTTAACGTTGTTGGATTCATAGACTCGTCAAAATTAATCGTCAACATGTTTTGCGATGACGAATACGTGGCTGTGGTTGGCACGGGAGATGCACTTGTCGCCTGCAAAGACAGGTCGGTACTATGAACCGTCCCAGACCCACCTGTAAAGTTGAACTGTGCATATATGTTTGCACTTGTCTGTCCTGATGCAAGAGACACAACTGTCCCTGTGTACGGACCTGCCGATGATGCGGCAAACCCAGAGATAACTTGAGTGGAATTCCCGAGAGCCGAGCTCACATCTTGCAAATCCAGAAGGACATCGCCAGAAAGCGGCATCGGGTTTCCTTGGCTGTCAACAGATTCTAACGTCACTTCATAGACTGCATTGGTCACTGTCGCGGAACCATTTACCTCATGCGGTACAGACGCGATGATGGACGGTATCTCGACGGTGGTGGATGCTTGTGAAGTCAGAGACTGGCTATTCACAGCGGCATGAAAGCTGACACTACCAGGATTCCAATCTGTGAAGGTCGATTCATAGGCGTTTTGGGATGTGTTCCAACTCGCGGTGGAAGACGCTGAATTCACGGAATTGGTGACGGTGACGGTCTGATTCGGAAGAACATTCCCGTATGCATCCTGAGGTTCAACTTGAGTGGTGATGGGCGCACCGATTTCAGCATATGTCGGGGCCGTCACCGTGGAATGAGCAAGACTAAATACGTTTGGATTTACAACCGTAGACGGTGTCGTACTCAGCACTACACCATCTACTTTGGCAGTAAATTGGACAGTGCCACTTCTTGTCTCGGTGAGGGTGGCTTCATAAGCAGAAGTTGCAGCGTTCCATGCAGCAGTGACAGTTTGTGTACCGTCACTAACCGTCACCGTGTGCCCCGAGCCGACTGGGGTTCCCGTAGTGTACTTCGGTGCGACCGAGACCAATACGTTGTTGTTGCCAGCTGTTACAGAAGCCGGTGCAGATACGCTCGAATTCGTTGGACTGACGATGAGTGGTGCACGATAAACGTAGACGTCGGTTGTTAATGCGTGACTAAGGCTCAATGGTGAGAGGTCAACCTGAACCTCAAAGTGGACGGTACCAGGCAACATTTCACTGAACACGGCCTCGTACATTGATTTCGCATCATTCCAGGTGGCTTGCACCGCATGAGTACCGTCGGAAACCGTGACTGTGTGTCCCGCGCCAAGTGGCGTACCATTGCTATCCTTGGGAATGATGGAGACCAAAACGTTGTTTGTTCCAATGAACACCGAGGCAGGCAACAGGACCACTGAGTTTGATGCACTAGCCACCTGTTGGACATTAGTGGAAGCCGTTTGATGGAGACCGACACCATTGATTGTAGCGGTAAATGTGACTTGACCTGGTTGATGCTCTGTAAATGTTGCCTCGTAGTCGTGCTGCTTTGCATTCCAGGTTGCGGTCAACTGTGTTGTTCCGTCGGATATTGTGACGTTTTCGCCGTTCCCTAGTTGGTCGCCAGAAAAATCCACAGGTGTGACATGGACGGTTGTCGACGATCCTTGCGCCACGTTCGGGTCGACCTGAATGAAGGTCTTGACCGGATCGGCATATGCAGGAGAGGTCAAAGCAAAACGGGACCCGTCCCAATTACTCTCAAACCCGAGTCTCTGAAGTACCTTCATAAAGTACCAGAGCGGTAAGAAAGTCGTCGGACGGTTTGTGGATGGGTCATTCCATACGGCTTCCGGCATGCCTTGAACGATGGTTCCATCGATGACAGCATCAAGCTGGGACGAAGATGAGACAGGTTGTTTCAAGTCTGCCGTCCATCCCGCAGGTGTCGTCAGACTTAAGCTGTGCGTCTCGGCATCCCATGCTGAGTTGATGCCTTGCGCACGTAGGAGTTGCATGAGATACCAAACGGGGAAGAAAACTGTATCGCGGTGGGAACTACTGTCTATCGCAACTCGAAAAGGCACCACCTGTACTGTGTTTCCGTCTAAAACAATTGCCGCACGTTTCCAGCCGCTTTTTGAAGTCGAGGCTTGAACAATGTGCTGCGGGCTGAAAAGGGTACCCAGCATCAGCGTAGCAATAATCGAATATGAGATTTTGTTCTTCATGAAATCCCTTCTCTCATTTGGGGGTACCATCACTAGCACACAAATGCTAGCGGACAGATTACTTTGCGAAAAATCGCAAAATAGAGGCGGGTCTGTCTCAATTTCTATGCCCGTGTAAATTGCGCGTTAGTCCATTTATGTAGGCCACTTATGTAAGCCACTTATGTAAGCCACTTATGTAAGCCGTTTATGTAAGCCATCTATTATGTGAGCCATCTATGTGAGGGATTTCTTGATGTCGAGAGACAAACTGTCGTGGCCCTTCAGGTAGGACACCGCTTTCAACAGTCGGTTCATTATCCGCTATTGGTGTTAATAATGCCATATCTATTGAATAATGAGTGACAATATTTTACTCGATTCGTCAATTTCTTTGTACAAGTTGACTCCGTGTTACGACACACCTATACTGGCCCTAACCTGCACGAGCGGCGGTATAGAATTCTATTGATTTCGTATGAATTGTTAGGAGAGCTGTCATGGACACCGTATATCTAGGGCGAGGTCGGTTATTGGTGTCGCTGCCTTGGTCTGGGCTCCGCTTAATCATTCCGGCAGACGACTTAAGTCTGACACCAGACCTCGCGTTGTATAACTCTTGGGAAATGCCACTGACTCGATTTCTGCTGAATAACGTCAAACCCGGCCAAGTTGCAGTGGATGCAGGTGCCCATGTGGGCTATTTCACTGTGATTTTGGCAGGACTCGTTGGGGATACGGGGCAAGTGCACGCATTTGAACCGAATCCGGATGTGTATCCGTGGCTTGTGGATAATGTTTCTATTAACTATTTTTCTAAGCAGGTGACTTTGAATCAAGTCGGCGTGTACTCGAAGTCCGGGTCTGCAACACTCCATACGTACAGCCGTTATTCCGGAACGTCCACGATTCAGCAGCCATCTGTCCAAAGGTATCGTGTGGATGAAGTCAGTGGAGCTGAAATCCGTCATGTCCGATTGGATGAGTATCTTCATGATGTCGATATGATTCACATGATTAAAATGGACATTGAGGGCAGCGAATTTCAAGCGTTCATGGGACTAGGGCAAATGCTTCACGAGCACCGGGTACAAACAGTTGTGTTTGAGTGGAATCCATCCTCACTGCAGGATGACCTCGGACCACTCAAAGCATTTTTGACGGACCTGCTACAACAAGGGTTCACTTTGAACCTGTTGGATTCCTCTGGGAATCCTACGCCAATCGACCCCAATGTTATTTTCAACACCACTGAGATTATCCCGTACATCGTCGTGACGAGAAGATAAGGCTGAACGCATATCCCGCTCTGGTATATGTCACTGTGACGCTGAGTACTCAGGGTGAACGGCAGAGCGAGGCACGTGGCCAAGGCCGCGTGCCTCAAATTTATGTCTTCGATGCTGCTTTACAGACATTACCTTTTGTGGCGTTGAAAATAACATTGAGGAACTTCGTAGTGCAGTAGATGTCGGTCTGATTCAAGGCATTGAAGCGGAATTCTGTGGTAATCCGGTTGGAGGTGTGAGTGGGGTGCTGTTATAGGTGTACGACACTGACATGCTCTCGTTTACTTTGATATCGGATGCTTGTGCCATGGAGCCCCCCAGCGAACCCATCGAGAACAGCTGAGACAGCGGAAGGTCCATCGACATTTGCATCTGTTCCTCCGTGACAAGCGGCTGTCCGGTCGAAGTTTGGACGTCGATGGTCATGGAACCTGCCATGTGACTAAGTATCGTCGTGAGAATTGCTTGTATCTGTGCAGGCGATACGTGGCTAGCCGAAGATGCCTGTGACGCAACGGACTGCATGATGGGACCGAGCACGCCCGCAATGCCTGCCGGATTCAGCTGAGCTGTATAGGTATATCCGGATGGGGTCGCTGTAGATTGGATGTTCTTCAGGCTAGCGAGATTGATTTGTGAACCCGGTATCTGAGACTGGATTTTCTGGAGTAGCGCTTGCGACTGTGGCAGCGCCTGCCACCCCTGTCCTTGATTCATCCAAACCTGGGTTCCCTGGATGTATATGTGAATGGTGCTCGGCAGGGCAACTGGCCCAGTCCCGGAAGGTTGTCCGGATGTACCCGTGGAGCCTGGGAGTGGGGTTATGGTGGGGGTGATGGTGATGAGCATGGCTCTCTGATTGTTCACTATGCCACTTTGCGATTGTATTTTCATATCGATGGTCATCTGAGTCGGCATTGCACTGCCGGATGAACCGGAACTGCTATTGCCATTCTGAGGAGTCACACCTGGTTGGATTGTTGTCGTACTTGGCTGAATCTGAACGAGTTCATGAATATCGCCCGTAAACTGGGAATAGGGTGCTTTTTCCGTGTTCATGAACGCATTCGCGAGTACCTGAACCGCTGGTGATTCCATATTCCATTTCCATCCGTTCCAATTCGAGTAAACTCCGAGTCGATTCAAGATTTGCATTACATACCAGATGGGCATGTATGTGGTTTTTTGTCCTGATGCGGGATCTACAGCGACGATGCTAGCGACCTTCTGCACCAATATGTCGTTTACGTAGATAGAGACGTTTCCGGTACCTGGGTGAATATTTGCTAGGTTCACCGGTGCAGTGCTCGCAGTGGTGAGCTGCCACTCACTGCCATTCCACACACTCTGGATATTTAGCTTATCGAGTGTACGCATGACATACCAAATCGGCATGTACGTTGTTGAGTCATACACAATTTTGTGTGGGGCCGAGATGTTGCTGTTATCCAATACGATAGATCCGGTTTGTACAGTCGAGGCCGACGCGACGCCAGTGATCCCGAACATAGTAACAATTCCAGCTGCAGCAGCAGCCGCCAAATGTCTTTTCAAGAGCTTCTCCCCTTACATCATTTTTGCGACAGCGAATCTGAACACTAGATGGCTGTCGTTGGTATGTATTCTGAATACCCGCGTCACATACCAACATTCGTTTCGAAATTTGCGGCCCAAACATCCTCTATTTACCAGAGAGCAGGCATGATCAAAAAAAACAGATTATATATTGAAAGCGGATACTTTTTGTATTATTATGACTTTGTTAATGAAAACGTTTTGTGAAACAAGTGTCATTACGATGTGGAAAGAAGTTTTATGGTCGAACAGCAGTCTCACGATGTTGCAAAAGAAGTTTTCATGGTGTCGCAAAAAGAAGTTCTTGCGCTGCAAAGGAAGTTTTCATCGGGGGGTGTTCAAATCGGCAAATGTGCGGAGACAGATAAAAAGCACCATCCGTGACGTTGCCGCCAAAGCGAACGTATCCATTACGACTGTGTCTCGTGTTCTCAACAAACCCGAGATGGTAGACCCGGATACGCGGTTAAAAGTTCATCAGGCGATTGAATCTCTGGACTTCAAGCCGAGTGCTATTGCTCGAGGTTTACGGTCCGCGCAATCGAATACCATTGGGCTACTAGTTCCAGGTATTCAGGAGTTTTTCTTTGATGAACTTTACGAAGGCATTCAACGAGAAGCAAACGAACATGACGTAAAAATTCTTCTCTATGAGGCAAAGTACTCTTCGAATTTGGCGGTCGAGGGATTTACGTTTTTGCGACAGCATGAGGTGGATGGAATCATTTTCTCAAGCCACCATGTGAACGAGGATTACGACGCTGTCTTGGAACGACTGGATTTGCCGGTCGTGTTAACCCTGACTGAAGCGACCGGTCGTGTGAAACTTCCTGCCTTCAGAACGGATGAGATTCGGGCGATGTTTGATGTTGTCGGCTACCTCGTATCGAGAGGGCATCGACGGATTGGATTCATCGGCGCAGAGACTGGTCTGGCAAGACAACTGCGTTTTCAGGGATATCGGCAAGGGTTGGCTCACTACGGGCTTGAGTTTGATGAAAACGCGGTAGTGAACGGTGACTTTCGCTTTAACAGCGGTTATAAGGCAATGGAGACTCTTCTATCAAGGCAAAGCAGCAATAAGTTGACGGCGGTTTGTGCCATTAGCGATGAGATGGCAATCGGTGCAATGCGGTACTTGTACGACCATGGACTGAATGTTCCGAATGATATGTCTGTTGTCGGCTTCGATAACATTCGCATCTCGGAGATGGTGATGCCGGGACTGACGACGGTCGCTCAGCCTTTTGCCGAAATTGGCGTGCGGGCTTTACGAACGGTACTGCAGATGACAGAGGATCCCGCTGAACCAGGACCTGTGGGCGTACATTATCTTTCACATCACCTGGTTGAGCGAGGTTCTGTCGCGCACATCCATGATGAAAAGGTTTGATTGAAATCACAACATACAGGAGGTCAATTATGAGGCTAAAAAGAGGAGTTATGCTTGCTACGGTCTTTGTGATGGGGTCCGGACTGGTTGCTGGTTGTGGAACGTCAAACAGTAACAATTCCACTGGAAGTACAAGTAACAATGCAAGTGCGAACAGTACCTCTTCAAACAGTCCATCTTCGAACAGTACAGCCTCTTCTTCGAGCGGCACAACCACAATCACGTGGGAAGCTGGCTATATCACCCATAAGGGCATGCGTGCCGCCCTCATTAAGGCTTTTGAGCAGCAGAACCCGAACATCAAGGTCAATCTCATCAACGAACCAGCCAACAGCACAGCAGCGGTCATCACGACGACCATCAGCTCAGGCTCGAAAACCCCAGATGTGTACCTCGGAGATGTCATCTGGCCAGCTCAATTTGGACACGCAGGACTGGCACAGCCGCTCAACAGCATGTTCTCCCAGAGCTTCTGGAGCCGTTTCGCACCGGGCCTCGTTAAAGGCGCGACATATCAAGGAAAGATCTACGGGGCACCGTTCTTCGTCGACACGGCCTTTTTATACTATCGCAAAGACCTGCTGCAAAAGGCAGGCATTTCGTCACCGCCGACCACATGGCAACAGCTGCAGCAGGATTCTCAGCTGATGCAGAAAAAGGGTCTCGTCAAGTACGGATTTGTCTGGCAGGGCGCGCCGTATGAAGGATTGACCTGTAACTTTGAAGAGTACCTGGCGGATGCCGGCGGAAACGTGCTCGGGAGCAACGGCCAACCTACGGTTAACACCCCGCAGGTCAAGCAAGCGCTCACATTCATGCAATCCCTTGTGCAAAGCGGTGTGACGCCGAAGTCGGTCACGACGGATCAAGAGAGTCAATCCATGAACGTGTTCGCGAATGGCGATGCAGCCTTCCTCCGCAACTGGAGTTACGCATGGGGTGTAGCTAACGACCCAACTCAGTCCAAAGTGGCGGGCAAAGTCGGAGTCACGATTCTCCCAGCTTTCCCAGGTCAGAACCAGCACTACAGCACAATTGGCGGTTGGAACATGATGGTCAACCCGCATAGCACGCATATGAACGCAGATCAGAAGTTTATCGACTTCGTGACGAGCCAAGCTGGGCAAGACATCATCGCCAGCTACGGTGAAATCCCAACCAACTCAGCGGCTGCGACAAAGGCATCGCAAGCGACCAATGCCAGCCCAATCTTCCAACTACTGACGAAGTTGAACTACCGTTCGCGTCCGTCGCAAACGCCTCAATACCTGGCACTGTCGAAAGTCATCTACACCAACGTCAACGGCGTACTCGCAGGCAATGAGTCGGTCAGCAGCGCCATTAGTCAGATGCAGTCGCAACTCAAGTCGACTATCGGCGGCGGCGGGCTGTAAGTAGCACGCACTGGCGCTTGGTACCTGGTATTTGACACTTGGCATTTGGTACCCGGTATCTGATACTTAGCACTTGGGACTTGGTACCTGGGACTTGGTACCTGGTGTTTGGGACTTGGTACCTAGTAGCACGCGTTTACCACTTGGTACTTAGCTTTTGGCACTTCACACTCGGCACGCCTCTCCGCACTTCGTTTTGGTGCGGGGAGGATTGCCGAAGTTGGAACGACCACCTCGGGTGTACGCACACAGGTGAAGCGGGAGGGAGGAAGCTTACATGGTCGATTATCCGACCGCCACGGACACATTGAAACAGGCGAAGCGGCCATCCGCGTTAACGACCGAACGCAAGCGCGCGGGTTATACGATGTTGCTCCCAGCACTCATTATTGTCTGCGGCATCACCTTATTTCCTATTGTGTACTCCATCTGGATGAGTCTCAACCATGTGACCATGACAACCAACGGCTATCGAATGCAGTTCGCTGGACTGGCCAATTACAACAAGATGGTCCATGCGGGGGAATTTTGGCATAGCGTGTGGTTCACATTTTATTACTCGGTTGTAACGGTATTTATCGAACTGACGCTCGGTCTTTTAATTGCACTCGCCATCGACAACGTCAAGCGATTGAAGAATGTGTCGATTGTCATCATGCTCATCCCGTGGGCACTCATTACCGTAATTGCAGCAGAAATGTGGGATTACATCGACGATGCGACGTACGGTGTCTTGAACGCTGTTCTGCAAGCAATGCATCTCATTCCACAACCGTACGCGTGGTTATCGAATGCGACAACAGCGGTCATCGCGATGATGGTGGCCGATATTTGGAAGACCACGCCATTTGTGGTCGTGATTATTCTGGCAGGCTTACAGATGATTTCAAATGAGTATCTTGAGGCCGCCTACATCGACGGAGCCAATTCGTGGCAAGTCTTCTGGAAGGTGACCTTCCCACTTCTGCGTGGCAGTATTGCACTTGCAGCCCTGTTCCGCATCCTGCAAGCGTTCGGCGTGTTCGATCTGCCGTTCGTGCTGACAAGCGGGGGACCCGGAACCGCAACGCAGTCCCTTGCCATCCTCGCCGACCAAGTGTTGTTTCAGGAGCTGCATATCGGCGTCGGATCGGCCGTGACCGTTGCAACGGTGTTGATTGTACTGGCCATCAGTCTGGTCTTCGTTTCTGTATTCCGTTCGCTTGTTGTGGAGAGTGAAGCCTAATGGTCAAACCAAGGTGGAAAAAAGTCGTCGGCTATGTCGTGCTGTTTGTCTTCCTCTTGCTGATTCTCGCGCCGTTTTACTGGATGGTCATCACCTCCTTTAAACCAGACTTGAACATTGCCAGTTATCCACCGCAGTACGTTCCGAAACACTGGACGTTTACGCACTATGTGGAAGCCTTCAAGAAATATGGCTTTGGGATTTACATTCGCAACAGCGTGATTGTGTCAACTGTTTCGATGTTCTTTGTGCTGGTGTTCGGAAGCATGGCGGGTTTTTCGCTGGCAAGGCTGCCGGTTGGCGGCAGGCGAACTATTTTAATCGGACTGTTGATTGTTTCAATGTTTCCGGAAATAGCGGTGGTGTCGCCTTTGTACGTGATGCTCAAGAGCGTCCACTGGCTGAACTCGTTTGAAGCGCTCGTCATCCCGTACACGGCCTTCAACCTGCCGTTTGCCATTTGGATTTTGCGCAATTATTTCGTGCAGGTGCCAACCGCGCTGTTTGAAGCTGCATCTGTGGACGGGGCGGGCGTGTTCCGCACGTTCTACCAGATTTTCTTACCTGTCACGACACCGGGTCTCTTCACCGCTGCGGTCTTCTCATTTGTCGCTTGCTGGACAGAATTCCTGTTTGCACTCGTCTTCAATTCGTCGAACTCGATGCGAACCATTCCTGTCGGCATTGCGCTCTTCGCAGGTCAATTCTCAGTCCCGTATGGTACTATCTTCGCGGGATCCGTTGTGTCGGTCGTGCCAATCGTCATCCTCGTGATTCTCTTCCGAAAATGGATTGTGTCCGGCTTGACACAGGGGGCCGTGAAGGGGTAATACGTGTCAGTAGCATCGGTTTGCTGATTTCGACGAAGGGGCTGGACTGAATGAATGCATCGATTCGTGTGACCGTTTGGAACGAGTATCGCCACGAACAGACAAACGAGGTGGTCAGGGACATCTACCCGGAGGGCATTCACAATGCCATTGCGACGCCGCTGAGTGAGCAGGGTTTTGCAGTGCGCACCGCGACGCTTGATGAACCTCATCATGGTCTGACAGACGAGGTATTGGATTCTACAGATGTGTTGATTTGGTGGGGGCATCGGGCGCATCAAGAAGTGGATGACGCTATCGTCGAAAAGGTGGTTCACCGGGTATGGAACGGGATGGGCTTGATTGTGCTGCATTCGGGCCACTTCTCGAAAGTTTTTAAGCGCCTGATGGGTACTTCGTGTGATTTGAAGTGGCGTGAAGCCGGCGAAAATGAACGGCTGTGGGTTGTCAATCCGAGCCACCCGATTGCGCATGGCATCGACCAATTTATCGACCTCGAACACGAGGAAATGTACGGGGAACATTTTGATATTCCGACGCCGGATGAACTTGTATTTGTGTCTTGGTTCAAGGGGGGCGAGGTGTTCCGCAGCGGCTGTACCTTCCGTCGTGGGCAGGGCAAGATTTTCTACTTCCGCCCGGGTCACGAGACGCATCCAACCTATCAGAACCCACAGGTCCAGCAGGTGATTGCAAATGCGGTGGGCTGGGCAGCGCCCCAATCGGGTCCGTCTCCCGTATATGGCAATGCGAAGCCACTTGAGCCGCTGGATGTGGAAGGTAAGGCGTAACCGGCGACGCGTGGGTGCACGGGTGCACAGGTAGCACTGGGTGCATGGGGTGCATGGGGTGCATGGGGTGCATGGGGTGCATGGGGTGCATGGGGTGCATGGGGTGCATGGGGTGCATGGGGTGCATGGGTAGCCCGGGTAGCACGGGTAGCACGGGTAGCCCGGGTGTTGGCCGCTAAAGAGTAGAAAACCGATAATGATAAATGATAGAGGAAATGGCGTGTGAATTGGCGACCCAATTGACACGCCATTTTTGTGGGAATATCAGCAGTCGAGGAGCTAGGGTCGTACATCGAAAACGCCAGGGTATGCGTGGATGATGTTACGGACATCCGTGCCCATGGCCTTGGTTCTTGCTTACTAATTTGTAATAACGCGCCCTGAGCGCGTTATGTCCAATCGAATCAATAGTGCCGACAAAAAATAGCGCGCTGTGGAAGCGCTATGCGCGCGCCCTAAGTCAATAACGACGTGTGAACGCGTTATTTTGTTTCGTTTCAGCGAATAACGCGCCACGAGCGCGTTATTTCCACTTGAACGTGTTTCGAGTAGGGTGAATAGCGCGTTCCGGGCTTGTTATTGGCGACCCGACGGAGCCAAAGCCGCAGGGCACGATGGAATACAAATGTGGTTGTGTTCGAGACTGTTGGCTGACGAAGACAGGTCAGTCTCCCGTGATTCATTTTC
The Alicyclobacillus curvatus genome window above contains:
- a CDS encoding LysR family transcriptional regulator → MEIRDLTIFDAVAKTGSVTKAAEQLGYVQSNITARIRHLENTLGTALFHRLPRGMTLTPAGETLLSYAEQILHLSTEAEQAVQDSERPSGTLRIGATQTTMATRLPAILAEYHRAFPKVDLSLSTGHTDQLIQAILNYELEAALVTGPVEHPLIEQAAVIEEDLVLVSGSGDMDFPSTGGHLTILPFGEGCLYRKKLEQYLDHIGIQSRKVIELGTLDGILGCVAAGLGVALVPKAVIEMSKYNMATHELPPQFSEVPTVLVRRKDAFQSSALSKFITVVQDSRSNESSLHHDDTSRNM
- a CDS encoding glycosyltransferase family 4 protein, producing the protein MRILIWSHAGCHTGFATVTDNLARRFAAMGADCHVLAINYQGDPWPAPYKLYPASKYEKTDVHGLGRLRELHDRLKPDVFFIVNDLGDAEAGKNALGGSFLIPTVLYAPIDGIRLPKSWQRAMQSATKTVLMSRFGERVVREEFGIEAGAIWHGVEHDLVFPVSAGHPIRTVNQGHETLIMNKSDAKRFLNLQDRFVILAANRNASRKNYYDTVRVFAEFHRRHPDALLYIFAVRVDEGGDLQELLEKYDLKPDSVILDSRGDTFIGVPKQYLTLLYNAADVKLSTSTGEGFGLTDAEAVACGVPVVAQDCSATTEVVGPAGLLAPIERHITNYNLVDYALPDLGKIDEALETLYHDDALRNRLGQLGMVHAKQFDWDVAAERFFHIFREVSS
- a CDS encoding FkbM family methyltransferase; protein product: MDTVYLGRGRLLVSLPWSGLRLIIPADDLSLTPDLALYNSWEMPLTRFLLNNVKPGQVAVDAGAHVGYFTVILAGLVGDTGQVHAFEPNPDVYPWLVDNVSINYFSKQVTLNQVGVYSKSGSATLHTYSRYSGTSTIQQPSVQRYRVDEVSGAEIRHVRLDEYLHDVDMIHMIKMDIEGSEFQAFMGLGQMLHEHRVQTVVFEWNPSSLQDDLGPLKAFLTDLLQQGFTLNLLDSSGNPTPIDPNVIFNTTEIIPYIVVTRR
- a CDS encoding LacI family DNA-binding transcriptional regulator — its product is MKSTIRDVAAKANVSITTVSRVLNKPEMVDPDTRLKVHQAIESLDFKPSAIARGLRSAQSNTIGLLVPGIQEFFFDELYEGIQREANEHDVKILLYEAKYSSNLAVEGFTFLRQHEVDGIIFSSHHVNEDYDAVLERLDLPVVLTLTEATGRVKLPAFRTDEIRAMFDVVGYLVSRGHRRIGFIGAETGLARQLRFQGYRQGLAHYGLEFDENAVVNGDFRFNSGYKAMETLLSRQSSNKLTAVCAISDEMAIGAMRYLYDHGLNVPNDMSVVGFDNIRISEMVMPGLTTVAQPFAEIGVRALRTVLQMTEDPAEPGPVGVHYLSHHLVERGSVAHIHDEKV
- a CDS encoding ABC transporter substrate-binding protein; this translates as MRLKRGVMLATVFVMGSGLVAGCGTSNSNNSTGSTSNNASANSTSSNSPSSNSTASSSSGTTTITWEAGYITHKGMRAALIKAFEQQNPNIKVNLINEPANSTAAVITTTISSGSKTPDVYLGDVIWPAQFGHAGLAQPLNSMFSQSFWSRFAPGLVKGATYQGKIYGAPFFVDTAFLYYRKDLLQKAGISSPPTTWQQLQQDSQLMQKKGLVKYGFVWQGAPYEGLTCNFEEYLADAGGNVLGSNGQPTVNTPQVKQALTFMQSLVQSGVTPKSVTTDQESQSMNVFANGDAAFLRNWSYAWGVANDPTQSKVAGKVGVTILPAFPGQNQHYSTIGGWNMMVNPHSTHMNADQKFIDFVTSQAGQDIIASYGEIPTNSAAATKASQATNASPIFQLLTKLNYRSRPSQTPQYLALSKVIYTNVNGVLAGNESVSSAISQMQSQLKSTIGGGGL